One window of Acidobacteriaceae bacterium genomic DNA carries:
- a CDS encoding ABC transporter ATP-binding protein: MIVVEALRKSLRTGSTTVDILRGLDFTVARGEFVAIMGASGSGKSTLLGLLAGLDNPTSGNVRWQGTAISYLPENELAQLRGRTIGFVFQSYQLIPTLTALENVLLPYELNADSGGRREGLDRARQLLNSVGLSERLDHYPVQLSGGEQQRVALARAFMLRPPIVLADEPTGNLDSTNGQHVLDLLLQLNRAEGTTLVLVTHDAALAAHASRRIILRDGEIMAEERSAMASEA; encoded by the coding sequence ATTATCGTTGTTGAAGCCTTACGCAAAAGCCTGCGCACGGGTTCGACGACGGTCGACATTCTGCGCGGTCTGGATTTTACGGTCGCACGCGGTGAGTTTGTTGCGATCATGGGAGCCTCGGGTTCCGGGAAATCAACACTGCTGGGGCTGCTCGCGGGACTGGATAATCCCACCTCCGGCAATGTGCGATGGCAGGGGACGGCGATAAGTTATCTGCCGGAAAACGAGCTGGCGCAGCTTCGTGGCAGGACCATCGGCTTCGTCTTTCAGAGCTATCAACTCATACCGACGCTAACCGCGCTCGAAAACGTGTTGCTGCCGTATGAGCTGAATGCTGATTCGGGTGGGAGGCGCGAGGGGCTGGATCGCGCGCGGCAACTGCTGAACTCCGTGGGACTCAGCGAGCGGCTGGATCATTATCCTGTTCAGCTCTCGGGCGGTGAGCAGCAGAGGGTCGCGCTGGCGCGCGCGTTTATGCTGCGCCCTCCGATAGTGCTGGCGGACGAGCCGACCGGCAATCTGGATTCAACGAATGGACAGCACGTGCTGGATTTGCTGCTGCAACTGAATCGAGCCGAGGGCACGACACTGGTTCTCGTTACGCACGATGCTGCCCTTGCTGCACACGCGTCGCGGCGCATCATTCTGCGCGATGGCGAGATTATGGCGGAAGAGCGCTCAGCCATGGCGAGCGAGGCCTAA
- a CDS encoding arylesterase has protein sequence MGCSTARGNARPTADSPSASASSPASVARVQPADPPPPAAAAATDADIASDSRPVIACFGDSLTAGLGIESTASYPADLQRLLDTAGYHYRVVNEGISGDTTKDGLERIPRILADKPQIVVLEFGGNDGLRGLPVSLAQQNIAAMIRRLQRSGAKVALAGISLPPQYGTDYIARFDSMYPALSEQFHVPLLPFILQNVYGVDGDIQQDGVHPTAQGAKQVATNVEKLIQPMLKK, from the coding sequence ATGGGTTGCAGCACCGCGCGTGGCAACGCCAGGCCGACCGCCGACTCGCCGTCCGCGTCCGCCTCATCGCCGGCCAGCGTAGCTCGAGTACAACCCGCGGATCCGCCACCGCCCGCTGCCGCCGCGGCCACAGATGCAGACATCGCGAGCGACTCTCGTCCTGTGATCGCCTGCTTTGGCGACAGTCTCACTGCCGGACTCGGAATCGAATCGACCGCGAGTTACCCCGCTGATCTCCAGCGCCTGCTCGACACAGCGGGATACCACTATCGCGTTGTCAACGAAGGAATCAGTGGGGACACAACAAAGGACGGACTGGAGCGCATCCCCCGCATTCTCGCAGACAAGCCGCAGATCGTCGTGCTGGAGTTCGGCGGCAACGACGGTCTCCGCGGGCTGCCTGTCTCTCTCGCGCAGCAGAACATCGCGGCGATGATTCGACGGCTGCAGCGCTCTGGAGCAAAGGTCGCGCTCGCCGGAATCTCGCTCCCACCGCAGTACGGTACCGATTACATCGCACGGTTCGACTCGATGTATCCCGCGCTCTCGGAACAGTTCCACGTTCCCTTGCTGCCCTTTATCCTGCAGAACGTCTACGGCGTCGACGGCGACATTCAGCAGGACGGTGTGCACCCGACCGCGCAAGGCGCAAAACAGGTTGCAACCAACGTAGAAAAGCTGATTCAGCCGATGCTGAAAAAGTAG
- the truB gene encoding tRNA pseudouridine(55) synthase TruB, which translates to MNGLLILDKPAGMTSHDVVSIVRRATGERSVGHLGTLDPMATGVLPLLLGKYTRLAQFFSESDKYYTGTIRFGFATDTFDAEGEPQSSPAPLTHTLDELRSLAARFHGTIDQVPPVYSAKKIGGVPAHKLARAGKEVPVKAARITIHGFTLESLDGDVASFTMHVSAGGYVRSVAHELGQLAGCGAHLASLRRTQAGAFTLAQAITVEELKALTPADTEARLPHPRAMLPELPSVIVDELTAGRIRNGMQVNVQELSSAPLIKVFSGPRDLLCIARRIAGTLVQPVVVLG; encoded by the coding sequence ATGAACGGGCTCCTTATCCTCGACAAGCCTGCGGGCATGACATCGCACGATGTGGTCTCGATTGTGCGGCGCGCCACGGGCGAGCGCAGTGTCGGTCATCTCGGAACGCTGGATCCCATGGCGACTGGTGTGCTGCCGCTCCTGCTCGGCAAGTACACGCGCCTTGCACAGTTCTTTTCAGAATCCGACAAGTACTACACCGGCACGATTCGGTTCGGCTTTGCGACAGACACGTTCGATGCGGAGGGTGAGCCGCAGTCTTCGCCTGCGCCGCTAACCCACACACTCGATGAACTACGTTCACTCGCGGCGCGATTTCACGGCACGATTGACCAGGTGCCACCGGTGTACTCGGCGAAGAAGATCGGCGGAGTGCCTGCGCATAAGCTCGCTCGTGCGGGCAAAGAGGTGCCGGTGAAAGCGGCGCGGATCACGATTCACGGGTTCACTCTGGAGTCGCTCGATGGCGATGTTGCGAGCTTCACGATGCATGTTTCCGCCGGAGGATATGTCCGCTCCGTCGCGCATGAACTGGGGCAGCTTGCAGGCTGCGGCGCGCATCTGGCATCGCTGCGGCGCACGCAGGCCGGCGCGTTCACGCTGGCGCAAGCAATCACTGTTGAAGAGTTGAAGGCGCTTACGCCGGCGGACACAGAGGCTCGGCTCCCGCATCCGCGTGCCATGTTGCCGGAGTTGCCGTCAGTGATCGTAGACGAGCTTACGGCCGGACGCATTCGGAATGGTATGCAGGTGAACGTGCAGGAGCTGTCGTCGGCTCCGCTGATAAAGGTCTTCAGCGGACCGCGCGATCTGCTGTGCATCGCACGGCGCATCGCAGGAACGCTGGTGCAGCCAGTGGTTGTGCTTGGATGA
- the folE gene encoding GTP cyclohydrolase I FolE, producing the protein MPQIYSELLRRIGEDPARDGLLRTPERMEKAMAFLTRGYRQSVDDVLHDALFDVDYDEMVIVKDIEFYSLCEHHLLPFYGKAHVAYLPDKKVVGLSKVARIVDLFARRLQVQERLTQQIAEAIEDAVHPQGVGVVLEGQHLCMMMRGVEKQGSQTVTSSMLGVFKTQQQTRVEFLSLIDARPYSR; encoded by the coding sequence ATGCCGCAGATTTACTCGGAGCTTCTGCGCCGCATCGGCGAAGATCCCGCGCGAGACGGACTATTGCGCACGCCGGAGCGCATGGAAAAGGCGATGGCATTTCTCACGCGCGGCTACCGTCAGAGTGTCGACGACGTGCTGCACGATGCGCTGTTTGATGTCGACTACGATGAGATGGTGATCGTGAAGGACATTGAGTTCTACTCGCTATGCGAGCACCATCTGCTGCCGTTCTATGGCAAAGCGCACGTTGCGTATCTGCCGGACAAGAAGGTTGTGGGGCTCAGCAAGGTCGCGCGGATTGTTGATCTCTTTGCGCGGAGGTTGCAGGTGCAGGAGCGTCTGACGCAGCAGATCGCGGAGGCGATCGAGGACGCGGTTCACCCGCAGGGAGTCGGCGTGGTGCTCGAGGGCCAGCATCTTTGCATGATGATGCGCGGTGTGGAGAAACAGGGCTCGCAGACGGTGACGAGTTCCATGCTTGGCGTGTTCAAGACGCAACAGCAGACGCGAGTTGAATTTCTCTCGCTGATCGACGCAAGGCCGTACAGCCGTTGA
- a CDS encoding 6-carboxytetrahydropterin synthase, with translation MTRRPHAHLSRRYHFSASHRLHVDALSPEENRATFGKCNNPYGHGHNYTVQLTLSGPIDAVTGMVTNLADLDAFAEREMVSKFDHANLNTLECFRDVVPTTENLAIEIWHIFAEYPHATLERVRVEETNNNSFDYFGADTPEERTEV, from the coding sequence ATGACCAGACGGCCGCATGCTCATTTGTCGCGCCGGTATCACTTTTCAGCCTCGCACCGGCTGCACGTGGATGCGCTTTCGCCTGAAGAGAATCGCGCGACCTTTGGCAAGTGCAATAATCCCTATGGGCATGGGCACAATTACACCGTGCAGTTGACGCTCTCGGGTCCGATCGATGCCGTTACAGGCATGGTGACCAATCTTGCCGATCTTGACGCGTTTGCAGAACGCGAGATGGTTTCGAAGTTTGATCACGCGAATTTGAACACGCTGGAGTGCTTCCGCGATGTTGTGCCGACGACGGAAAACCTGGCGATCGAGATCTGGCATATCTTCGCGGAATACCCGCATGCAACGCTGGAACGCGTGCGTGTAGAGGAAACAAACAACAACTCATTCGATTACTTCGGCGCGGATACGCCGGAAGAGCGAACGGAAGTGTAA
- a CDS encoding 6-carboxytetrahydropterin synthase: MILLTRKAEFSSAHFYFNPAWSEEENERVFGKCANRQGHGHNYTLEVTVAGEPDPVSGFVVDLKQLKDILEREVLSVYDHRHLNFEVPEFVSTVPTTENIAVAIWRRLDGKIPNAKLHRVRVYEMPDLFADFYGEGA, translated from the coding sequence ATGATTCTGCTGACACGCAAAGCCGAATTTTCTTCCGCACACTTCTACTTCAATCCCGCATGGAGCGAGGAGGAGAACGAGCGCGTGTTCGGCAAGTGCGCGAATCGGCAGGGACACGGCCACAACTACACGCTGGAGGTGACGGTGGCTGGCGAACCGGATCCGGTCTCCGGCTTCGTGGTCGATCTCAAGCAGCTCAAAGACATCCTGGAGCGCGAAGTCCTGTCGGTGTATGACCATCGCCATCTCAACTTCGAGGTACCGGAGTTCGTGTCTACTGTGCCAACGACAGAGAACATCGCGGTTGCAATATGGCGGCGGCTGGATGGCAAGATTCCGAACGCGAAGCTGCACCGTGTGCGCGTGTACGAGATGCCGGATCTGTTTGCGGATTTTTACGGAGAGGGTGCATGA
- a CDS encoding glycosyltransferase family A protein, translating into MSDRPNSDQPKLSPILGLPVDDEPMRPAAAAEAQTARLTPMGEEVSFELSVIIPARNEEQNLPPCLESLLVQDSSLFPLGTDWELLIVDDHSTDGTRAIAQAAAAKHSGVRVLEAPSLADTQGGFTGKTNACWFGARHARGRWLLFTDADTLHEPNDLRHAMHEAEKYKVVMLSYSPRQIVSGVMQRAVMPLIFSELASVYPPAEVNDPAKRTAAANGQFLLVEREAYFAVGGHRAVGGSVLEDVDLAWNMKRAKKPIRFRYAPDALSTRMYRGMGDMIEGWTKNLALLFPHALRLAAWRLLDILLFLLPLLLWLVPYLVLWQRAAIVLLWLRTVIRFYTRVSRAHFGFVNSALSVFGLPLFIGLLVRSWIQHRVFHHVAWKGRQYHTGR; encoded by the coding sequence GTGTCCGACCGGCCCAACTCCGACCAGCCGAAACTGAGCCCCATTCTTGGCCTTCCTGTTGACGATGAGCCCATGCGCCCGGCGGCAGCCGCGGAGGCGCAAACCGCGCGTTTGACGCCGATGGGCGAAGAGGTGAGCTTCGAGCTGAGCGTGATCATTCCGGCGCGCAATGAGGAGCAGAATCTTCCGCCATGCCTGGAGAGCCTGCTGGTGCAGGACTCAAGCCTGTTTCCGTTGGGGACGGATTGGGAGCTGCTGATCGTGGACGATCACTCGACCGATGGCACGCGCGCGATTGCGCAGGCGGCGGCGGCGAAACACAGCGGCGTGCGAGTGCTGGAGGCGCCGTCACTCGCGGACACACAAGGGGGTTTCACCGGCAAGACCAACGCGTGCTGGTTTGGCGCACGGCACGCGCGAGGGCGATGGCTGCTGTTTACCGACGCAGACACACTGCATGAGCCCAACGACCTGCGGCACGCGATGCATGAGGCGGAGAAGTACAAAGTGGTGATGTTGTCGTACTCGCCGCGCCAGATTGTGTCGGGGGTGATGCAGCGCGCGGTGATGCCGCTGATCTTCTCGGAGCTGGCGAGTGTCTATCCGCCGGCCGAGGTGAATGATCCGGCCAAGCGTACCGCTGCGGCGAATGGGCAGTTTCTGCTGGTGGAGCGTGAAGCGTACTTTGCAGTCGGCGGGCATCGTGCGGTCGGCGGGTCGGTGCTGGAGGATGTGGATCTCGCGTGGAATATGAAGCGGGCGAAGAAGCCGATTCGATTCCGTTATGCGCCTGATGCGCTGAGTACGCGCATGTACCGCGGCATGGGCGACATGATTGAGGGCTGGACGAAGAACCTGGCGCTGTTGTTTCCGCATGCTCTGCGTCTGGCTGCATGGCGGCTGCTGGACATCCTGCTGTTCCTGCTTCCACTGTTGCTATGGCTGGTTCCGTATCTGGTGCTATGGCAACGCGCGGCGATTGTGCTGTTGTGGCTGCGGACGGTGATTCGCTTCTACACTCGCGTGTCGCGGGCGCACTTCGGCTTCGTCAATTCGGCGCTGTCAGTGTTCGGGCTGCCGCTGTTTATCGGGCTGCTGGTGCGCAGCTGGATACAGCACCGCGTGTTTCATCATGTGGCGTGGAAGGGAAGGCAGTATCACACGGGCCGGTAG
- a CDS encoding TlpA disulfide reductase family protein, with amino-acid sequence MVNCLSLRSAFRSKRRSKSQSKRLTKTAIFAAAALLALTVTGCDRGSHPEQLGTRAPIFTVNDGEHSIDLNKLRGHVVLLNFWASWCAPCLEELPSLEELQRDLPQVQIVAVSTDDDATAYQRFLTEHSVSLLTVRDADQRSNAMYGTFRYPETYVIDKSGIIRRKFIGPQDWTSPEIVNYLRKLAS; translated from the coding sequence ATGGTCAATTGCCTGAGCCTGCGGTCCGCGTTTAGATCAAAGCGGCGATCGAAGTCGCAATCGAAGCGGCTAACGAAAACCGCAATCTTCGCCGCCGCCGCGCTCCTGGCGCTCACCGTAACCGGATGCGATCGCGGCAGTCACCCCGAGCAGCTCGGCACCCGCGCGCCCATCTTCACAGTGAATGACGGTGAGCATTCCATCGACCTCAACAAGCTCCGCGGCCACGTAGTCCTGCTCAATTTCTGGGCTAGCTGGTGCGCCCCCTGCCTCGAAGAACTTCCCAGCCTCGAAGAGCTGCAGCGCGACCTTCCGCAGGTTCAGATCGTCGCTGTCTCCACCGATGACGATGCCACTGCCTACCAGCGTTTCCTCACGGAACACTCCGTCTCGCTGCTCACCGTCCGCGACGCCGACCAGCGGTCCAACGCCATGTACGGCACCTTCCGCTACCCCGAAACCTACGTCATCGACAAGAGCGGCATCATACGGCGCAAGTTCATCGGCCCGCAGGATTGGACCAGCCCCGAGATCGTCAACTACCTCCGCAAGCTCGCCTCCTAG
- a CDS encoding helix-turn-helix transcriptional regulator has translation MARDICIAFGDRLRGLRAKRGWRQIDLAEQAGIHENYVSDLELGRKEICIKTLQMIAQAFEMKIAELLKGIED, from the coding sequence ATGGCAAGGGATATCTGCATTGCGTTCGGCGACCGGTTGCGTGGGTTGCGCGCGAAACGTGGCTGGCGGCAGATAGACCTGGCGGAGCAGGCGGGCATTCACGAAAACTACGTGTCGGACCTTGAGCTGGGTCGGAAAGAGATTTGTATAAAAACGCTTCAAATGATTGCGCAAGCGTTCGAGATGAAAATCGCTGAACTGCTCAAGGGTATCGAGGATTAG
- a CDS encoding site-specific integrase, with the protein MGEVQIPRTTGASMQNLEPAELLRVLRSAKAKSSRAWAMILLAYRHGMRASEVCNLRISDVDLKNGNIVIERLKGSLRTTQAINEHRGEPLLNEQKALKEWFKERPLDGSDFLFTSQKGGRLDRSQFFRLFRSIAGEAGLPPFKRHPHVLKHSLATHLVSANVNLAFVKQQLGHKAIGSTMRYVTTSDAQASKAAAMAMMTIF; encoded by the coding sequence ATGGGAGAAGTCCAAATTCCCCGAACCACGGGCGCATCAATGCAAAATCTTGAGCCAGCGGAACTCCTTAGGGTGTTACGTTCCGCGAAAGCCAAAAGTAGTCGGGCTTGGGCGATGATATTGCTCGCATATCGTCACGGGATGAGGGCGTCAGAAGTCTGCAATCTCCGGATTTCAGATGTCGATCTGAAGAACGGCAACATTGTGATTGAACGACTGAAGGGATCGCTCCGCACGACTCAAGCAATCAACGAACATCGTGGAGAGCCCTTGCTAAACGAGCAGAAGGCGCTGAAAGAGTGGTTCAAAGAGAGGCCTCTTGATGGGTCGGACTTTCTTTTCACAAGTCAGAAAGGCGGTCGGCTGGATCGCTCCCAGTTCTTTCGGCTATTTCGATCGATTGCTGGAGAAGCCGGACTGCCCCCATTCAAACGGCATCCACATGTTCTCAAGCATTCATTGGCAACCCATCTGGTCTCTGCCAATGTGAATCTTGCATTCGTGAAACAACAGCTCGGTCACAAGGCAATCGGCTCCACAATGCGATACGTGACCACCAGTGATGCGCAAGCTTCGAAAGCGGCTGCAATGGCAATGATGACGATCTTCTGA
- a CDS encoding AIPR family protein, whose product MMEQTVEEFFHDFRQELLAEADANDSQQLESFMESISNELIETGFVEGYEYCHFRAQRGLRVDGYWFDDEGSVGIFIADFESRRELDTLTKTDVDATFKRAINFVEASLQSKLNPDVTTPEYGLVRQIQDRRGDLRQINFFLVSERVLSDRFQAYPDGEVCGIRSTFHIWDVARLQRQRSSRGHKEPLDIDFVEMFGDGICCLPANLGLDTYLSYLIVMPATVLTALYDRYSARLLEQNVRTFLQARAQVNKGIRKTILDEPQMFFAYNNGITATAQNVETRVSSSGLQIVRLTDLQIVNGGQTTASLFHTQRKDKADISGIFVQMKLSVIDSAESEMVVPRISEYANTQNRVNAADFFSNHPFHVRMAEFSRRLWAPAQQGAQRETKWFYERARGQYLDSQSKLTAAEQKRFKAQYPKSQMFTKTDLAKFENVFDDHPRWVNLGSQKNFGRYAVRIGKEWEKSSEGFNELYFRRAVARGILFRLTEKLVSSQPWYNGGYRANIVAYTLAMLQEVTKRRKTSVNYGRIWATQALDDVLLNALSIISTAVNDDLIQPPAGISNISEWCKRDGCWSRLLDKALEISAMLPNEFWKSLSSVEENQHQAKTARQNQKIEDGIGVQTQVIHIPPAQWSQILRKGALQGLFTQKEIDILKIAEQIPNKIPSEKQSAILVEILGRAKEERLL is encoded by the coding sequence ATGATGGAACAAACTGTCGAAGAGTTTTTCCACGACTTCCGCCAAGAGTTGCTTGCCGAAGCCGACGCGAATGACTCCCAGCAGCTTGAGTCCTTCATGGAATCAATATCGAACGAGTTGATTGAGACGGGATTCGTAGAAGGGTATGAGTACTGCCACTTTCGTGCTCAGCGGGGATTGCGGGTCGATGGTTACTGGTTTGACGACGAAGGTTCTGTCGGCATATTCATTGCAGACTTCGAAAGTCGCCGTGAACTGGACACGCTGACGAAAACGGATGTTGATGCCACATTCAAACGAGCTATCAACTTCGTGGAAGCCAGTCTCCAAAGCAAACTCAATCCTGATGTGACGACTCCCGAGTACGGACTCGTGCGTCAGATACAGGATCGCCGAGGGGATCTTCGGCAGATAAACTTCTTCCTCGTTTCCGAGCGGGTACTCAGCGACCGATTTCAGGCATACCCAGACGGCGAAGTCTGTGGGATACGTTCCACCTTTCACATCTGGGACGTTGCACGGCTCCAGCGGCAGCGCAGCTCCCGAGGCCATAAAGAACCGCTCGATATTGACTTCGTAGAAATGTTCGGAGATGGCATTTGTTGTTTGCCAGCAAACCTTGGCCTCGATACATACTTGTCGTACCTAATTGTCATGCCAGCGACGGTGCTTACCGCGCTTTATGACAGATATAGCGCACGTCTCTTGGAGCAGAATGTGCGTACCTTTCTTCAGGCCCGAGCGCAGGTCAACAAGGGTATTCGCAAGACGATCCTCGATGAACCTCAAATGTTCTTTGCGTACAACAACGGAATCACAGCCACTGCACAGAATGTGGAGACGAGGGTATCGAGCTCAGGTCTTCAGATTGTCCGGCTTACCGATTTGCAAATTGTGAATGGAGGCCAAACGACCGCATCGTTGTTTCATACGCAGCGTAAGGACAAGGCGGACATTTCGGGAATCTTTGTCCAGATGAAGCTATCGGTAATCGATAGTGCAGAAAGCGAGATGGTCGTACCGCGGATCTCTGAGTATGCGAATACCCAGAATCGGGTCAATGCTGCCGATTTCTTCTCCAACCATCCTTTTCATGTCCGGATGGCCGAGTTTTCACGGCGTCTATGGGCTCCTGCTCAACAGGGCGCGCAGAGAGAAACGAAATGGTTCTATGAGCGAGCCCGAGGCCAGTACCTAGATTCGCAGTCGAAGCTCACAGCGGCCGAGCAAAAGCGTTTCAAAGCTCAATATCCGAAATCGCAGATGTTCACGAAGACGGATTTGGCAAAGTTCGAGAACGTGTTCGACGATCACCCGAGGTGGGTCAATCTTGGAAGCCAGAAGAATTTTGGCCGTTATGCCGTGAGGATCGGCAAAGAGTGGGAAAAATCATCGGAAGGCTTCAACGAATTGTATTTCCGCAGGGCTGTAGCCCGTGGCATCCTGTTCCGGTTGACTGAGAAACTCGTTTCGAGCCAGCCTTGGTATAACGGTGGCTATCGCGCGAACATTGTTGCCTATACCTTGGCGATGCTCCAAGAGGTTACCAAGCGCCGGAAAACCTCTGTCAACTATGGCAGGATTTGGGCAACGCAGGCGTTGGATGATGTCCTACTGAATGCACTGAGCATCATTTCGACTGCCGTAAACGACGACCTCATCCAGCCGCCAGCGGGGATCTCGAATATATCCGAATGGTGCAAGAGAGACGGCTGCTGGTCGCGTCTACTCGACAAAGCACTGGAGATCTCAGCAATGTTACCCAATGAGTTCTGGAAATCTCTCTCCTCCGTCGAGGAAAATCAGCATCAGGCAAAGACAGCTCGGCAGAATCAGAAGATCGAAGACGGAATTGGAGTCCAGACTCAAGTGATTCACATTCCGCCAGCGCAATGGTCACAGATCTTGAGAAAGGGTGCATTACAAGGGCTCTTCACACAGAAGGAGATCGACATCCTAAAAATCGCCGAACAGATTCCGAACAAGATCCCATCCGAAAAACAGAGCGCAATTCTTGTCGAGATACTGGGTAGAGCTAAGGAAGAGCGTCTTCTTTAG
- a CDS encoding PD-(D/E)XK motif protein yields MTETSPWDDIAIPESDFNVRQVPIPTPVPCFWGRDVAGDCLFIVELEGDHGDQFRQHRVTVRGIEVDLRSGEMNRQRLLLTLDRHVDRDLFGGFCKSLASALEQATDSASALSVALTHIRRWKAFLSGGPQRLSAEEVRGLFAELAFLLELLDRNFTPKAAVEAWLGSEMSQHDYELADSAVEIKSLSGAERNAVRISSEDQLESMKERLFLRTYRLSALRDSSTMRTLNSIVREVEERLDSESITEFDRKLVIRGYAPLPDYDEPSFAISEVRTYLVAQDFPRLIRSRLDVGIRSVSYEIELEHIPSHQCDSDAIFKEQ; encoded by the coding sequence GTGACTGAGACCTCTCCGTGGGATGACATTGCGATTCCCGAATCCGACTTCAACGTGCGGCAGGTCCCAATTCCGACTCCCGTGCCATGTTTTTGGGGCCGCGATGTCGCTGGAGACTGCCTGTTCATCGTGGAGCTGGAAGGAGACCATGGGGATCAGTTTCGCCAACACCGCGTGACGGTGAGAGGTATAGAGGTCGATCTTCGGAGTGGCGAAATGAACCGCCAGCGTCTGTTGCTCACTCTCGATAGGCATGTGGATCGCGATCTCTTTGGTGGATTCTGCAAATCTCTCGCCTCTGCACTGGAGCAGGCGACTGACTCCGCAAGCGCACTCTCGGTTGCGCTGACACATATCCGACGATGGAAGGCGTTTCTGTCAGGCGGACCACAACGACTGTCCGCAGAAGAGGTACGCGGACTCTTCGCTGAGCTCGCCTTCCTCTTGGAGCTGCTCGATAGAAACTTCACTCCCAAAGCTGCAGTTGAAGCATGGCTCGGCTCCGAAATGTCCCAACACGACTACGAACTTGCTGATTCGGCAGTAGAGATCAAATCCCTTTCCGGGGCTGAACGCAACGCCGTTCGTATCTCATCTGAAGACCAGCTCGAGAGTATGAAAGAGCGGCTCTTCCTCAGGACATACAGACTCTCTGCTCTTCGAGATTCGTCCACAATGCGAACGCTGAACTCGATCGTCCGGGAGGTCGAGGAACGACTCGACTCCGAATCCATCACCGAGTTCGATCGCAAACTGGTCATACGCGGCTATGCCCCTCTGCCTGATTATGATGAGCCTTCTTTTGCAATCAGCGAAGTTCGCACGTACCTCGTAGCTCAAGACTTCCCACGCTTGATTCGTTCCCGCCTGGACGTGGGTATCAGGTCAGTGAGCTATGAGATCGAACTGGAACACATCCCCTCTCATCAATGTGACAGCGACGCTATCTTCAAGGAGCAATGA